Part of the Nicotiana sylvestris chromosome 2, ASM39365v2, whole genome shotgun sequence genome, TGTAAGCTATAAAGTTATATGGAACTTTTATTTTCCTAAAGATTTTCTCTTACTGTATGCAAGTTCTTCGGCGAGGATGTGTCCTATCAGAAGTGTTTGATCGAACATATTAGCTACATAGAGAACAGCAGCATCTTCATTTGTCATTTGATGTCTCATTTTCTGAGGATTATGAATGAGTGATCCAATCATACCATTGTGGAAGTATTTTCTTTCTGCCATTCAAAAATTTTGACTTGGTAAACTTATTGTTGCTCATTTCTGCAGCATCTGTTAAGGCCCAAGCATCTGAAGCCAGCTCAGCTGCAGATGCTTTCACTAACTTCAAGCATGTACTCCTACCAATTACAGACCGGAATCCTTATCTCTCTGAGGGTTCAAGACAGGTCCACTCTTCTCTGTATTTTTCCTTCTTAGTATTGGCGCTCGAACGAACCAACCGTTGCTTCCTTTCTAGTcgtgtatttttttttttaaagaattagTTTCATTCTCCAAGTGTCATATTTGAAGTATGGCACTTTTGAGGAAAGATTGCAATGTTCTCTGTAATTCTTTCATCGTAGCATTTGTGACAGATTTTGATTCCTTATTAGCAGTCGCTGTACCTCAAGTCAAAATTACATTTCACCTCTGGATGACAATAGGACGGGGGAAGCTTTAGATGTGAGGGTTGGAGTGACTCTTAGCAGAGAAAGCAAtcgggtggggtggggtgggtgggtggggggATCTAGAGCTCCTTTGGAAATTTATAGTGGGCATGGTGGGTTAAGCGAACCGAGGAAAAAGTTAATGAAAAAATTTAATGTTGGAAAAATAGAAGGCAACTTAACATAATGGGGAAGAAAGGTGTAGAAAGGGCAGGGTATAGTGGGTTGTAAGTGCAGAAGAAAATTAAATGGGTTGGGATGGTGGGGCTAGACTGTGGTGGAGATTGCTCCCTGCCGCAAACCTACTGCCTCCATTTCCATCTTTATATGGAGTTAATCTCCAATTCAACCGATTGAACTATTTGTATGGTACAACCACCGTTTGAACTATTTGTAAGGGCTTCAATAAAATGCTGGGCCTTTTAGTTCCTCTTCACTGTGGTTCTGAGGAAAGATACGTATTGGCTAATCCTGGAGCACATTAAGCAGACTGCAGCAGTTTCTTTTTGTCAAACTGCATTTTTgcctttttcttcccttttcttggTTTGAACATGTTCACCTAGCTCATTCGATTTTGTAAGTGGCATGGATACTTTTTAAAAAATGTTATAGAAGTTACTTATTCTCGGTAATTTATCAGGCTGCAGCAACTGCCGCTGCTTTGGCGAAGAAGTATGGAGCTGACATAACAGTTGTTGGTAGGTTTCTTGATGTCCCAGATGTTGTGTGCTATTGGTTCTTTCAAAAGCTAAACTACAGAGATGACTTTCTTGGTACAGAAACTTTTAGTGGTAGATTTCAAGGAATCTAGGTCTTTATGGTCTTTGCAGTTATTGATGAAAAGGAGAAAGAAGCAGTCCCGGAGCATGAGACCCAACTGGCGAGCATCCGGTGGCATTTATCTGAAGGTGTGTATTTACTGTTGTTGCCCTATATGTAAAGAGCATGAACCAGTTGATGTTTTGTGATTAAAAAGTGCAACTTGGACGGGTGCACTAGACTTGCATTGCTGTGATTAGCAGCAACTGGCATTTTGCACGCAAGCCTGTGCATTGCGATTAGCACAAACTAATCTTGCGGAACTTCAGTATTTGGCTTTATATTGGACGGATTTTCCAATGTTGGTTATCTCATTATTCTGCTGCGGAGCTCCTTTTATGTGAGtctgcaattttttttttctcttgatTTTGATCATGCAGCACAATCATCCGGATGGGTAGGAAAGTTGAAACATGTTCTGGTTGCTTATATGTAGTATATACTGCAAAACTGTTATGGTCCACTTTTCATACTACTAACGACTGTGAACTCATTCCTCATCCTTAGTTTTACATGTGGTCTGGTATAGTTGCTGATTGGTGTACACAAACATCTGCACAGGTGGATATCAGGAGTTCAAGCTGTTAGAACGGCTAGGTGAAGGAAGCAAGCCAACAGCCATTATTGGTGAAATTGCTGATGAGATGAACTTGGATGTGGTAATTATGAGTATGGAAGCTATCCATTCCAAGCATGTTGATGCAAACCTACTCGCTGAGTTCATCCCTTGTCCTGTATTGCTTTTGCCCCTATGAAGAAGAAATGTATCTGAAAAGCCAGTGGAGTTTGATTTTAGGATCAAGGGTATTAGCATTACCTCACTTGAAGTTTATTGTTATCTTGATCGATATGATCTCCTACCTTTTGACCGTTTGTTTACGTTTTCTGCTTCATTGACCATAAATGCAAGTTTTAGATTTGCAATGACTGGTAATAGAACAAAAAGAGAAGCTGGTTCATTGTATCTCAATCATAAGAAGACATGGATGTCGTCCACTTTAAGTGTTAGTCTTGCTCATCTTAATAGCTGTCTTGAGTTATGTGTATCCGCTGTTTAAATTGATAGAATTGGATTTCTTCTGTTTATACTGACGCATTACATCTGAACTCTATCTTATCTTGGCTTATTTCTTGATACTGATATCACACTTGTTTGGCTCAGAAGATATTAAAaactttttgaacaaatcaatcaaagatgaaggggtaaatcctagttaaagataattaactctagattcgagatgaataatatgaatagaaaaaCATAGCCGAGTATAAATATTGGCTGTGATTATGGCCAGATTTAATAGCATAAAGAAAGATACATTAAGTAACAGTAAATGgcaataaaatgtaaataaaggaaaagattcaccAAATCTTGAGTGGAGCGGATCttctttcatttgataaagacGAATGATAACAGATACAAGAACCTTAAAACCCTTTTTAGATCTGATGAAGGTCTGAGATCACATATCTTCTAATTTCTTTAAAGAGGTAtgtttacatattttctagagagagggagagagagagagagccagCCCCTTTTTTTGGAAGtactctcttcctatttataaggggtatCCGTAGAAAATCCTAAAAAGGTACAATTAGAGGGAATATtcactagaatattctctttgAGGATTCCAAAGCAAACAAGCTATTTCATCACTGTCtgacctcggccttattgatgactGTACGACCTCGGCCTGTTCGACCTCGACCATATATCTCTGCGTGCCGAATTTCTCTGAtctaattttgacccatacagttagtccctccacttATTGAGGTCGTCTCGTGGTCGAGCTCGGTGAGCGGACTTCATTAATCGTAGTTCGAGAAATCCAGATGAGGAAGTCGACTAGTGTGGATCGCGGCTGAGGGTGCCAATCTTTAGGTCAAAATGGTAT contains:
- the LOC104221668 gene encoding uncharacterized protein is translated as MAFAHYLLTVPADTSNPHSATSIITRPFSSSYNSLSSLSFSFSSPKLNTCRASNFPKNLRFGHKASVKAQASEASSAADAFTNFKHVLLPITDRNPYLSEGSRQAAATAAALAKKYGADITVVVIDEKEKEAVPEHETQLASIRWHLSEGGYQEFKLLERLGEGSKPTAIIGEIADEMNLDVVIMSMEAIHSKHVDANLLAEFIPCPVLLLPL